In the genome of Bradyrhizobium ottawaense, the window CTCATAGGCGAACAGCAGCTTCAGATAGGTCGGGTCGACGCTGGATTTGGCATCGACCGGCAACCGCCAGCGGCCGTCGGCCATGGCGTAGGCCCGCAGCAGCTTGCCGTTGCGGTCGACGATGGTAGTGGACACGTGCCGGGCCTCGTCGAGCGGGAGAGGTCCGAGCGAATAGACCCAGGTCACGAAGCCGACGATGGCGAGGATGAGGGTGAGAGCAGCGCCGGAGAGGATACGAAGGCCCCTGCCCCGGACTCCGTCATGGCCGGGCTTGTCCCGGCCATCCACGCTCTTGCCGGCCGCGCCGCAGTTCGTGGATGCCCGGGCCTTCGCCGCGCCGAAGCGGCTTCGGCCGCGCAGGCGGGACAAGCCCGGGCATGACGACTGAGTATGTGGCTCCGCTGCGCTCATCCCATCAGCACTCACTTCGCCGGCCGCACCTCGACCGTTCCCGTGCCCGTCCGCCCATAGCGCGAGGGATTGTACATGTCCTCGACATAGGCTTGCGGCAGCACGTATTTGCCGGGCGAGACCACGCGCACGATATAGGCGACGGTGAAGACCGACTTCGAATCCGAGGCGCGATCGACCGCCGCAGTGAAGCGGTCGTCGCGGAACTCGGTATCTTCAGGCTCCTCGCCGTCCTCGATCCAGTCCAGCGTGCCGCTGTCGCCCGACGACACCAGCTTCGGGTTGTCGATCTCAAGGCCCGCCGGCAGATAGTCGGACACCATGATGTGGCCGTACTCAGGCTTGGCCTCGGTGATCTTCAGTACCACCGCGAAGCGCTGGTTCTGCTTGACCTTGCTGATGTCGGCCGGCTTGCCGTCGAGCGTGAAGTAGTTGCGCTCGATCTTGAAGCCGTTGGACGCAGCCGGCTCCGGCGTCACCGGCGAGCCCGACACCGAGACCACCGCCTGCACGGGCGCATCGCCGGTATTGGTGATCTTCAGCGGCTTGCCCTCCAGCGTCGCGGCCTTATAGCTGCGGTACAGCGCGGTCTTGACCGGCTGACCGTCCACTTCCATGGACAGGTTCTCCTTGGCCAGCGCCCGCGCCGCCAGCACCAGCCAAGCATTCTCCTGCGTGGAGGTGTAGGGCGTGAGCCCGCGCGCGGTCTCGACCCGCGACACCGCCTGGGTCAGCGTCGCCTTCGGCGCGTTGCCTTCGCTCGCGAGCGACACCAGAGCTGCGGCATCGCGAAGCTGCGAGCCGTAGTCGGTGCGGCCGAACTCCAGCACGGGCTTCGGCGCGAGGCTGTCGAGCGCGGCGCCGTACACGCGTTCGGCGCGGTTGCGATCGCCGACCAGAGCGAGCGCCGCCGCGAGCTGCGACTTCGCGATCGGGGTTGCGAGGTTGCTGAGCTTGGTGTCGGCGAGATAGCGGAGATCGCCGATCGGCGCCGCACCGTTACGTGCGAGCACATAGAGGCCGTAAGCGAGATCGCGCCCGCCGTCCTTCTCCGGCTCGTTGCCGTTGACGACGGAGTTTCTGACACGGTCGAGCGCGTTCTTGAACAGGACGTCCGGCACCGCAAAACCCTTTTCGCGGGCGCGGGTCAGGAAGTCCGTCACGTAGGCGTCGAGCCAGGCGTCGTCGCCGCCGGCCGACCACAGGCCGAACGAGCCGTTCGAACCCTGACGGGCCAAGAGCCGCTCAATCGCATCGCGGATGCGCTGATCGACCTCGGTGTCCATGGCCAGATGCGCACCGGCAGCAAGGTCGTTGACATAGAGCAACGGCATCGCGCGGCTCGTGATCTGCTCCGAGCAGCCATACGGATAACGGTCGAGCGCTTTCAGGATCGTCGCCGCATCGAGCGCGGTCGACAGGCTGGCCGAAACGGAGACGCTGCCGGTGCCCGGCACGAGGTCGGAGAACATGTCCGAGGTCAGCGTCAGGCTCTCGCCTTTCGCCAGCGTCCGGATCGAACGGCGTGCCAGGACCTGCGTCGCCGCCTTGACGTCGAACGCGTAATGGCGCGCCAGCGTCAGCCCGTTCGGCCCCCTGATGTCGACGTCCAGCGTCGCCTGCCCGGCCGCGGTCGCGTCGATCGCCAGCGCAAACGAGTTGCGCTGCTTGGCGGCGAGCTTGACCGTGGTGGCGGGATTGCCCGTCATCTTCACGGGGCCGCCGGTCTTCACGTTGATGACGTAGTCGCCGGCCTGTCCCTCGACATTGTCGATCTCGAGGTTGACCGTGCCGTGGTCGCCATTGAGCAGGAAGCGCGGCAGGGTCGTGGTGAGCACGACAGGATCGCGGATCACGACGTCGGTGTTGGCGCGGCCAAGCTTGGTCGCGGTCCACGCCACCGCCATCACGCGCGCGGTGCCGGCGAACTCCGGGATGTCGAAGCCGACTTCCGCGCTGCCATCGGAGCCAACCGTGACGATGCCGGAATAGAGCGCCAGCGGCTTCTGCGCGGGCGGCGAACCCTGCAGCTCGGCAGCCCCAGCGTCACCACCGGACTTGATCTGGCCTCGCGTGCCGGACATGCCGTCGATGAGCTGCCCATAGAGGTCGCGGATCTCGGCGCTCAGGCGGCGCTGGCCGAGATAGTAATCGTCCGGCGCCGGCGGCTTGTAATTGGTGAGGTTGAGGATGCCGACATCGACCGCGGCGATGACGATCTTGGCGTCCTCGCCCGGATTGAGCCCGTCGAGCTTGACCGGGATCTTCAACGTTGCGTTGGGCCGGATCAGCGCCGGCGGCGACAGCTTGACCTGCAAGGTGCGGGCCTGCTTGTCGATGCCGAACCATTTCAGCCCGATCGCCCGGCCCGGCATGCGCTGGGCAGCGGCATCGAGCGGGCGGCGCAGCGTCGCCACCACGTAAGCACCTGTGCCCCAGTCCTTACCAACCGGGAGCTTCACCTGGGCAGTGCCTTCCTTGACGTCGATCGTCTGCGTCGTCAGCAGGCGGTCGCCGAGCACGTTGACGGTCAGCTTGCCGGCGCTGCGGACGTTGACCGACACCGTCATGGTGTCGCCGGAGGAATATTGCGGCTTGTCGATCGAGGTCTCCAGGAGGTCCGGCGTGTCGGCGCTGCCGTCGGAATACCAGCCGACGTCGAACTGCACCGAGGTCACCGGGCCATCGGCGTCGTTCGACTTCACATCGAGACGGTAGCGGCCGGGCTGGGGAGTGAGCGAAATCCGCGCCGGCTTGTCGGCCGTAACGGTCACATCACCGTCGGCAACGCGCGAGGTCGACTTGACCGGCTCGTACTCCCAGTAATTGTTCTGGCGATACCACTGGTAGCGCGACTCCATCTTCAGGAGCTCGTAGCGCAGGCCGTCGCGGCGCAACCTCTCGCCCTCGGGCGAGACGAACAGGACATCGAACTCGGCCTTGTCGCCCTCGGCGACGTTCTTGTCACCGAATAGCGGCTTGACGCCGATCAGGGCGGTCGCGGGCGCCACCGGCAGCACGATCTTGCGCTCGACGGCGCGGCCGCCGGTCTCCACCATGCGGACGAAGATCTGGGCTTCCTGCGGACGGGTCGAAGCCGGCTGCTTGTCCAGCGTCACCGGGAAGGTCGCAACGCCATTGGCGTCGGCCTCGGGCAGATTCTCGAGCGGCGTGCGCTCGTTGGAGGTGGTCTCCTCGTCGGCGACGCCGAACTGGTAGCCGGCAAAGCCCGGACGTTCGCTCGCGGTCGCGACCAGCATGTCGCCTTCAAGCTGCAGGCCGGACGCGGGCGCGCCATAGAGGAAATGGCCGTCCGCCTTAAGCTCCACTGGAGCGTTAGCTTTGATCAGCTTGTCCTTGGCGGACAAGTCGAATTCGATCCGATCAGGAACGTAGTCCTCGACCATGAAAGTGGTCTCACCGACCGAGGAGCCTTTCGGGTCGGTGAAGGCGCGCACCCGCCACGTCCCGGTCGGAACGGCCGAGTTGAGCGGCACGGACAGCGTACGGCCGCCGGCGCCCTGGTCGGCGAGCACGGCACGTCGGTATTCGACGCCATCAGGGCGCTCGATCACCAGCGTCAGCGGCCCGCCGCTGACGGCATTGCCCTGCCCGTCGCGCAACAGCGCGGTGAGATAGACGGTCTCGCTGGAGCGGTACACACCACGCTCGGCATAGACGAAGGCGTCGGCGCCTGCAGGCACCACGCGGCCTGAGACGCCGCGATCGGACAAATCGAAGGCGGAGGACTTCAGGCTGAGGAAGGCATAATCGGCCTTCTCGCCCGTGACCGTCAGCATCGCCGGCGACAGGCCGCCCTCGCCGCGCGCAAGGCCCGCCTCGAACAGCACATGGCCGCTGTCGTCGGTCTTGCGCGTCGCCAGGATCTCGTTGTTGCGGGCAACGAGCCGCACCTCGGCCTTGCCGACCGGATCGGTCGAGGCCAGCGAGTTCACGAACACGTGGATACCGTCATTGCCGGAATAGGCTGACACCCCGAGATCGGAGACGATGAACCATTGGGTGGCGAGCTGGTAATCGTCGTCCGAGCCCGGACCCTTGGCGGCGGCCGTCATCACGTAGACGCCCGGCTGAAGCTCGCCGAGCGCCTGGTCAACCGGAAAGGCCGTGGTGACGTCCTGGTTCAGCGTCATCGCGGTTGCGAGCTCGCCGGTCCAGACCTTCACGCCGCGCTCGCCGCCGAGATCGGAGAGCTGGTATTTCGACAGCGTCTTCTGGAAATCGCTGTCGACCACAGTGTTGATCAGATTGCGGTCGCCGATCCGGAACACGTTGATGTTGACCGCGGGCGTGTTGACGCTGACCACGGGAATGCCGCGCTGGCCGGTCCGCGGCAGCACATAGGCCCGGCTGGTGAAGCGCACGAACGGCTTGCGGTCGCGCACATAGACGTTGAACTCGGCCGATTTCGGCAGCCCCTCCTTCACGGTGGACGGCAGGCCGGCGCGCAGACTGATGTTGTAGCGCTCGCCGTGCTTCAGCCCGTCGACGCAGAGCTGCTTGCCTTCGGCCGACAGCGCCGGCTTGTCCTGGCCCGCCAACGCCAGGAACGGCGCAAAGTCGGTGCGTTTTGCCAATTCCTCGGAGAACTGGAAGCAGGCGCGCGGGCTCGCCGAATCCGAGTCCACGGTATAGTCGAGCAGCCGGAAGCCGTGCTCGTCGCGCATCTTCTCATATTGGCCGCGGACGTCGGCGACCTCGCGCATGTCGAGCGACAGCCGCAGCGAATCCAGCGCCGGCCGCCACAGCTTGCGTTCCGACAGCGACTTGCCGAGCACGGCGAGGGCGTCGGCCTCCTCGCCGGGATTGCCGGCGCGCTGGTAGGCGATGTAGGCCGCGGTCGAGGCGCGTTCCAGCAGGAAGGTCTGCTCGCTCGAGCTCTTCGGCGATATCTGGAAGATGACCTTGGCGAGCCGTAGCCAGTTGGCGGCGTCCTCCGGCGTGGTCGCGGCGATCTGGCCGAGCACCGACAGGCCGGTGCGATAATCATTGCGCCGGAAGGCGGCGTCCGCGTCGGTGCGCAGCGTCGCGTTGGACTTGGCGACCGGCCCGGCCTCGCTCTTGATCTGGGCCTCCAGCTTGATCGCGGAATCGGCGAGGTCGTCGCGCTTGAACGCCTTGTCCGCGGCATGCGCGGCGGCGAGGCCGAGCGCCAGCGTGGCGCAGAGTGTGACGGCGCGAACAAGACCGATCATGATGGACTCCCGGAAATCGCGGACAGCCGCCCGCGGGCAGCATGAAATGCGCGGAAAGGTGACGGACTCAAGGCGATGGAACCAAAGGTGCAATTCGTCGCATTCGCCATGGAAAGGCAAGCCCAGAGGAGACCGATCAAGATACCGCCGCTCACACCGTCCTGATGGCGCAGCGATACCCGACCCGTCGACCGGCGGCCACATCCCGGAAGCTGGCCAGCGTTCCCGGCGATGTGATCCATCGTCCAGTCCGCTGCCGCTCAACCCGGCACCCTGACATGCCACCGTCTCGCTTTGTCGCGGCTCTGAGGAAAACGGTTCGGTTCAGACTTGGCGAAAGACGATATTTTTCATATTTGGCATGGTAGATGAACCAGCCGGCCTCCAAACGGAGGCTGGCGCAGCGACGGTCCCATAGCTCAACTGGATAGAGTAGCGGATTTCTACTCCGCGGGTTGCAGGTTCGAGTCCTGCTGGGATCGCCAGTCTCATTTCTAAATCCACCGCCCTTCACGAACGCGTGGGTAACCATACGCGGGCCTTTGAACCGTGCCGATCAGCCCTATGTAAGCGGCGGGCGAATTGCGCCCGCGTTAAGGACTCCGATGCTTCCTGCCGAATGGACGAGAATGGCCATCGCATCTGCGGTGGCGATCGTCGCGATGTCGTTTTTGGCAATCGACGCAGGCGTCGTGAACACCAGTGTGGTCACCAGGCCCATCAAGGTGGCTCAAGCATCGATCATTGGCGCCGCCATGGGCCAGCATCACCTTTCCTTCGCCGTTCAGGAGTGGGCGCGTCCCAGCCGCGACAACAGCGAAAAGCCGGCCTTGGAGCACTGCCTGGCGATCGACTGATCGAGGCGCCCTCTTCCGCGCAAGCGACGACATTCATCCTCGGCCACCTGTCGACTGACGAACGTGCCACCATCGCGCAATCGCCGCGGTGAGATCATCCCAGACCTCCGTCGGCAAGTCCGAGACCGCCACCCGCACGCTGTATTGGTCCGTGGTCGCGTCGTGAAACCACTCGGTCGCGGCGAAGTCGAAACCGAAGCTGCCGGCATGGCGAATCGGGAGGCCCTCGGCGCGCAGTTCGTTGCTCATGTCCTCGGCGGCCTGCCGCGCGCTCGCCTCGTCGAGAGGGCTCCTGCCCCGCAAGGTGACATAGAGACCGTGGGCGAAATGGAGTTCGGCAGAGAGCGCCGGGAGTGTTGCAGCAAAATGGCGGGCCATGCTGCGGCCGTTGCGCAGGATCGCCGCAACGCGCCTCTTTGTGAGGGCCCAGTAGACCGCGCTGCCGACAAAGGGCGGGAAGTGCGCCGGCAACGCCGCGCCGCCGAGCAATCGCACCGCGTTGCGGGTTTCGGCCGCGAGACGTGTCCATTCAGGCCGCCCTGCCCGCTGCAGGTCATCATTCCCCTGCACGAAAACCGCCGAGCCCAGGCGGCCATATTCCGCCCCGAGCGAATCGAGCTTGTTGTGGCTTCGCACCAGCACCAGTGGAATTCCGTATCGCCGGGCCCAACTCAGGACGCGCCGGATCCGGCCCGAGCTGCCCGCGAAGCATGTCGTATCGAAAATCACGAGATCGAGACTCGAGCCGTCGCTTCGGATCGCCGCCTCAAAAGCGCCGGCGCGGGAGCAGGAATCCAAAAGCAGAATTTTCGGCGAATTCGCCGAAGCAAACGCATCACCCAACGGCGGCCTCAAAGCCACGAGCCGCAAATGAGGAACAAGGCCCCGGATCAGCTCCAGCGTCTCGCCATAGGAGCCGGGAAGCACCAGCAAATCAGCCCTCTCGACGATTTGCGCGGAGGCCAGCAGGACGGCGGAGATCGCAGCCATGCCCGAGGCAGTATAGATCGCCGCGCTCATGCAGCCGCATTCGAACTCATAGAAGGAAGGACCGCGCACCGTAAGATCGGCCCGCTGGTAATCGTAACTGAACTTGAACGGCCCGCTGACGGGATCGGCGCTGTGCGACCAGGCTGTTTCCGTTGCCTTCCACTCGTGCAGCTCGTGCTCTGCCCTGAGCGCCGCAGTGATCTGGAATTTGGACCTGACGACCTCGTCGACCGATCGCGGACGCGTCAGATCGAGCCGATGGCTCAGGCAGTCATTCAACAGCCCGAGTTCCCTGTGCTTCCGTTCCAGATAGGCCTGAATAGTCTCCATGCGCGTCTTGGGCAGATCCGATCGGACGTCAACGTGCGGAAATCGCCTTGGGTCCAACGCACGCCTGCTGCAACGAACAACGATCCTGGCCGTTGAGACGGTGCAAGGAGGACAACATGTCTGAGATCAGAGAGCACATGAAAATCATCGGCAAGGACGGCGCACATGTCGGCACCGTCGACCGCGTCGAGGGCAACCGCATCAAGCTGACGCGCAAGGACAGCCCGGAAGGTCACAAGGACCATCATCACTACATCGACATGAAATATGTCGGTGCCGTCGAAGGCGATGTCGTCAAGCTTTCAATGAATGCCGACGCCGTACCGAAGACGGAAGCCGCCTGAACATTGAGCCGCCTGAACATTGAGCCCCTTCGGGGGCTTTTTGTTTGTTCACGATCCGACTCCGCTTCGTTCCAAAAGCACGAATCGTAATCGTAATGTCGGCGCCGCGCATTTCTTAACGTCGCGTTTCGTCGGATCGATCACGTCGCCATTCACGTATCCATGGGCACGAGCGTCGGCCGCAGCAGGTAGGCGTCGATCGCAGCGTTCGACAACAACAGCCTGCGGCGCTCTCCTCGCAGCATCAACCGATCGATCCTGTTCAGGATGAAGCGAGCGGAGTCCTCGTGCTCGCCTGTGAGCAAGCCGGATCGGTCGAGATATTTCCAGGCAATGTCGAAGGACTGTGCGCGTAACTCGGGGTCGGTCATGGACGGCCAACGTCCGCGGGGAATGGAGGTTCCTGTTCGAGCGCGAGCGAGGCGGGTCGCCTTGCGCAACGCCAGGCGTATCGAACACGGCACAACAAAATGAGCAGCGGCATGGAACGAGATCACGACCGGCACGTTGAATGGCTTGAAATCAAGTGGTGCCGACCTGCCAGCCCCGGTCGGCTTTGAAGGGCCCCGTGCTTGTCCCCCGAGCACGGGGCTTTCTCATGCAGATCAGCCGGCCGGCCGAGTTCGGCCCGTCATCGTCTGACGCGAAATTCCCCTAAGAATGCCCGCAGTCCGCCCGCTCATCGCGCCGGTCGCGGGCCAGCTCGTGCCAGGCCAGAGCCAATTGGATCAGCCTTTGCCGGTCGGCACCTTCCGATGCCGCGGCCCGCTTCATCGCGGCCTCCGCTTCGTGCTGTGGATCGTACTTGGTATACATGCGACCGACTCTAGCCGGCCATCTGGACAAGCCCATGGCAATTTCGTCCGTATGATTGCGGGGTAACGTCCGCGTCTCCCGGACCGAGGCAAACGCTCCGGCACGATTGCCTCACTGCACGCATGCGCTGATTGCGAAGCTATTTGGCTGGGCTTCATCCAGGCGATCTGTGAATTGTGTCACAGTCCGCGACCTGCATCTCGGTTAAACCATGTTTCGACGCTCCAGCAGCACGCGGAGGCATCGATGGTATTTCCCGTCATGAAACAAGAAGCAGCAGCTCCGGCCAACGTCCCGACGCGACGACAGAGGACCGACCTGCTCGGCATCGCCTATCTCGGGACCATCGGCATCGTGATGCTGACCTGGATCGCCGGCCTGGTCTGGGGCGCAATTGCGTTCTTCAACTGGCTCGTGTGACGCAGAACGATCCGTCGCGTTGGCGAGTAAGGCTCGCGGCCGGCTTCGTTCGCTAAACCAGGCAGTGCAGCATCTGCCCCAGCTTGATCCCGCCGCAAACGATCATGGCCCAAAGCGCCAAGCTGATCTGGATTGCATCCAGCATGTCCCACGTCCCCGCGAATCGTTTTCCCAACGTTTTTTCTTTTGAGAATCGCGTGAAGCGGCACCGGGAGCCAGTGCTATTTTGAGGCAGTTGTTGTGCGCCGCCGAACGTCGCGCCGACATACGCATCGAGACAATCGGTTGACGGCACCAGAACAAAAAGAGGTGGGCGTTCGCCCGCCTCTTTCAGGTCAGGATGCGACCAGTGCCTTAGCGGCACGCTCGCGGATCGGTCGCCACGTACTGCCCGTCCGGATAGCGGTAGTAGCAATTGCCCTGCGCCCAGTAGTAGCCCGGCTGGGATGCGGCGGTGGCACCGGCGATGGCTCCGGTCGCGCCGCCGAGGACCGCGCCCGCGGCAGCCCCTGTTGCGTTGCCCGAGATCAGTCCGCCCAGCACGCCGCCGACGATGGCGCCGCCAAGTGCGCTCGCGCCGGGATCAGCCGGCGGCGGCGGAGGTGGCGGTGCATAGGCGACCGGAGGCGGCGGCGGGGCATAGGCCACCGGCACGTCGTCGTAATATTCCTCGGAGATGTAGGCCGGCGGGCCGGCCATCCGCTGCGGATAATAATACCAGACGCCGCCAACGTCCCACCACCAGCCGGAGCGGCCGTTGTGGACTTCGTGGCGCCAGCGCCCGCCATCCCAGGAGCGATTGCCACGATAGGCATGTCCGCCCCAGTCGCGCGTCGGAGCGGGACCACGGGCGACATAGCGTCCCGGCGGCGGGCCGCCGGCGCTGTGCTGGCCGGGACCAGCATGGGGCTGGCCACCGGGCTGCGGCGCGGGTCGGGCCGCCTGCTGCGGGGGCGGGCCCCTGCGCATGTTCTGACTGTCCGGAGCCGGTGCTCCAGCGCCCGGGCGGGCCGGAGGCTGGCCGGCGTCCCTCGACGGCCCCGCGTCCCTGGACGGCCTGGCGTCCTGGGCCTGTGCCGAAAGCGCGAGCAACGACATGGCCGAAACCAAGGAAATGATGATCTTCATGCGGCTGGACGCACTCATGCGTGCTTAACCCCTACTCTTTCGATTGCTCTCGCAATTGCCGTGGTGCCTGGCGCGATAGACGATTCGGATCGCGCTCGGCTTGATGCCGGCTGACATAGCTGACCTGCTTTGTTCGGCTAAGTCGCGTTACAAATGATTAAGATCACGGCAATTTTTCGGCTCGACGGGCCGCGCTGGAGCGCTTCTAGCGGGCCGGCTCGATCACGTTGCAATTGCTCCGCCCGGACATCAGGCAGTCTTGCATCTTGCTGGCCGCGGTAAGGTCCCGCGCGAGCCACCAGCCGACACCGAGGATCAGGATCGCGATGATCAAGCCGGCGATCGCGCCGCGGCGGTTATCGCCGGATTGAGGCTTCGGCCGGGATTTCGGCTTCTCGCCCGGTTCGGGCTTGGACTCGAGTTTGGACGTGGACATGGCTACCTACCGTGCGGGCGCCGGCTTACCACCTCTGCGACGTCCCGTCACATCCCGATCGGTCCAGTTCGTCAGGTTCAGCCTCGGGTCGCCCGGATCGCATCCTTGCGCGAGGTTTCGACCGCCGGGATCGCCTGCTGGAGCCGCGGTGCACAGGTCGTGAGCACGAACGCGGTCTGCGTGCATTCCCAGTCGGCCCCCAGGACGGCGCTCTCGATGGGCTGGGGACGAGCGAGCAGCAGCGCGGCGCCGGCCACGGCTATCAGAGCCAAGGCGATTGCCAGCGCCTTCTGGCGGAAGCGGAAGATCGTCATGCCCGTGCTCCGTCTCGTATCGGGGCGGACGCTAGGCGTCGCCCCTCGTGCTCCCTTATGAGGGACATCACAATTCGGCAGTTTTTCCGGGCTACGAGATCGTCGGGGCGACGATTTTTCGTCTACCTGATCGGCTGCGATTATGGGTGGCTTCGCGACGCGCGCCGATGTACACGCTTCTGCGTCGCGTGGCGCCCGCTATGCCCAGCCGACGTACCAACACGCAGTGATGTAGGGCTGAAAGTGAGGAAGACAAGGTTCGTTCGATGAGTGGATTCAGGGAACCAGGCTTCTCCGACCGACAAAAGGCGGCGCAGGAAGCACGCAAAAATCTTTTGAACAAATTCAAGTCGCAACCGGGTCATGACGATCCGGCGGTCGCGGCACGACGCGCCGAGCGCGAGGCCCTCGCGGCCAAGCGCGCCGAGACAAAGGCAGCGCGCGAGGCCGAAAAGGCCGAGCAGAAGCGTATCGCCGAAGAAGCCGCAGCCGCGGAGGCAGCCCGGATCGCCCGCGAGGCGGAGGAGGCGGTCGCCAAGCAGGCTGAAGTCG includes:
- a CDS encoding DUF6481 family protein; its protein translation is MSGFREPGFSDRQKAAQEARKNLLNKFKSQPGHDDPAVAARRAEREALAAKRAETKAAREAEKAEQKRIAEEAAAAEAARIAREAEEAVAKQAEVEAEQKAKRDARYAARKAKRK
- a CDS encoding DUF2171 domain-containing protein — encoded protein: MSEIREHMKIIGKDGAHVGTVDRVEGNRIKLTRKDSPEGHKDHHHYIDMKYVGAVEGDVVKLSMNADAVPKTEAA
- a CDS encoding alpha-2-macroglobulin family protein is translated as MIGLVRAVTLCATLALGLAAAHAADKAFKRDDLADSAIKLEAQIKSEAGPVAKSNATLRTDADAAFRRNDYRTGLSVLGQIAATTPEDAANWLRLAKVIFQISPKSSSEQTFLLERASTAAYIAYQRAGNPGEEADALAVLGKSLSERKLWRPALDSLRLSLDMREVADVRGQYEKMRDEHGFRLLDYTVDSDSASPRACFQFSEELAKRTDFAPFLALAGQDKPALSAEGKQLCVDGLKHGERYNISLRAGLPSTVKEGLPKSAEFNVYVRDRKPFVRFTSRAYVLPRTGQRGIPVVSVNTPAVNINVFRIGDRNLINTVVDSDFQKTLSKYQLSDLGGERGVKVWTGELATAMTLNQDVTTAFPVDQALGELQPGVYVMTAAAKGPGSDDDYQLATQWFIVSDLGVSAYSGNDGIHVFVNSLASTDPVGKAEVRLVARNNEILATRKTDDSGHVLFEAGLARGEGGLSPAMLTVTGEKADYAFLSLKSSAFDLSDRGVSGRVVPAGADAFVYAERGVYRSSETVYLTALLRDGQGNAVSGGPLTLVIERPDGVEYRRAVLADQGAGGRTLSVPLNSAVPTGTWRVRAFTDPKGSSVGETTFMVEDYVPDRIEFDLSAKDKLIKANAPVELKADGHFLYGAPASGLQLEGDMLVATASERPGFAGYQFGVADEETTSNERTPLENLPEADANGVATFPVTLDKQPASTRPQEAQIFVRMVETGGRAVERKIVLPVAPATALIGVKPLFGDKNVAEGDKAEFDVLFVSPEGERLRRDGLRYELLKMESRYQWYRQNNYWEYEPVKSTSRVADGDVTVTADKPARISLTPQPGRYRLDVKSNDADGPVTSVQFDVGWYSDGSADTPDLLETSIDKPQYSSGDTMTVSVNVRSAGKLTVNVLGDRLLTTQTIDVKEGTAQVKLPVGKDWGTGAYVVATLRRPLDAAAQRMPGRAIGLKWFGIDKQARTLQVKLSPPALIRPNATLKIPVKLDGLNPGEDAKIVIAAVDVGILNLTNYKPPAPDDYYLGQRRLSAEIRDLYGQLIDGMSGTRGQIKSGGDAGAAELQGSPPAQKPLALYSGIVTVGSDGSAEVGFDIPEFAGTARVMAVAWTATKLGRANTDVVIRDPVVLTTTLPRFLLNGDHGTVNLEIDNVEGQAGDYVINVKTGGPVKMTGNPATTVKLAAKQRNSFALAIDATAAGQATLDVDIRGPNGLTLARHYAFDVKAATQVLARRSIRTLAKGESLTLTSDMFSDLVPGTGSVSVSASLSTALDAATILKALDRYPYGCSEQITSRAMPLLYVNDLAAGAHLAMDTEVDQRIRDAIERLLARQGSNGSFGLWSAGGDDAWLDAYVTDFLTRAREKGFAVPDVLFKNALDRVRNSVVNGNEPEKDGGRDLAYGLYVLARNGAAPIGDLRYLADTKLSNLATPIAKSQLAAALALVGDRNRAERVYGAALDSLAPKPVLEFGRTDYGSQLRDAAALVSLASEGNAPKATLTQAVSRVETARGLTPYTSTQENAWLVLAARALAKENLSMEVDGQPVKTALYRSYKAATLEGKPLKITNTGDAPVQAVVSVSGSPVTPEPAASNGFKIERNYFTLDGKPADISKVKQNQRFAVVLKITEAKPEYGHIMVSDYLPAGLEIDNPKLVSSGDSGTLDWIEDGEEPEDTEFRDDRFTAAVDRASDSKSVFTVAYIVRVVSPGKYVLPQAYVEDMYNPSRYGRTGTGTVEVRPAK